In Planctomycetota bacterium, the DNA window GATCCGCGACTGCTCGGTGCAGCACGTGGGCGGCTACGGCATCGAGCTGGCCAAGGGCTGCAAGGGCAACCAGATCGTGGGCAACGACCTCTGGGACCTGGGGGCCGGCGGCATCAAGCTGGGCCACGACACCTCGTTCTCCACCGTCACCGACAACGTCGTCACCCAGGGCGGGCGGATGTTCCCCAGCGCCGTGGGCATCTGGATCGGCCACAGCGGCGACAACACCGTGTGCCACAACCACATCTGCGACCTCTACTACACGGGCATCAGCGTCGGCTGGTCGTGGGGCTACGCGCCCAGCAAGGCCGTGCGCAACGTGATCACGCACAACCACATCCACAACCTCGGCCAGGGCGTGCTCTCCGACATGGGCGGCATCTATTCGCTCGGCGTCAGCCCCGGCACCCGCCTCGCCCACAACCTCATCCACGACGTCGAGTCCCACGCCTACGGCGGCTGGGGCCTCTACACCGACGAGGGCAGCACGGGCATGGTGCTCGAGAACAACGTGGTCTTCAACACCAAGACCGGCGGCTTCCACCAGCACTATGGGCGCGAGAACGTCGTCCAGAACAACGTCTTCGCCTTCGCCAGGGTCGGCCAGCTCCAGCGCACGCGCGACGAGGAGCACATCTCGTTCACCTTCGAGCGCAACATCGTCTATTGGACCGAGGGGCCGCTGCTTCACGGAAGCTGGCGGAACGGCAAGTTCATCTTCGACTACAACCTCTACTGGCAGGCGGCGGGCAAGCCGTTCGACTTCGCGGGCAAGAGCTTCGCCGACTGGCAGAAGGCAGGCTACGACGTGCACAGCCTGGTGGCCGACCCGCTGTTCGTCGCGCCCGAGAGGGGGGACTTCCGCCTCCAGCCTGCCTCGCCGGCGCTCCGGCTCGGCTTCAAGCCGATTGACCTGTCTACGGTGGGGCCCAGACCCCGCGGCGCCCGATGAGCCGTGGCCGGGCCGGGGGGGGACGAGCCTCTCCTGCTTCCGCCGTGCGGCAAGGCCCCCGCCGGGGCCGGGCAGCGGCGGCCCGCCTGGGCCGGGCGCGGGCCCGAATCGTAGGCGGCTGCGGGAGCTCCGAAGGAGCGAAATGAGGTAGCCCGGGGCAACGCCCCGGGAACCAGACCGCCCCCGTGGTAGCCCTGAAAGGGCGGAGTATGGGGCCTCTATCACGCCCTTTCAGGGCTGGACCCGTGGATCCCGCTGAACCCAGGGCGTTGCCCTGGGCTATCCCATGCGAGCCCTTCAGGCTCCAGAGAGAACCACCCTGCCCACAATTCCGGCCCCCCCGGGCCCGCGCGCCGGTTTGACAGATTCGCGGCGGGATTGCTAGAATACACGGCAATTCACGCGCCCTGCCCCTCCAGGAGCCTCCGGGATGGCCATCGAGCTCGCCTACGCGCTCATCACGCCCTACAGCCTGCTCAAGAGCCGCACGGGCGGCATCATCAGCCGCCTGCTCTCGACCGACCTCGAGCTGGAGGCGGCCCGCATGCTCGCACCCAGCGACGAGTTCGTGGACCGCTACAAGGACCTGCTGGTCGCCCAGAACATCCAGCCGCCCATCGGCGAGGCGCTGCTGGACTACTGCGACGCCTACCTGCGGCCGAACAACCGCCTGGGCATCTCGAACCGCGCCCTGCTGCTCCTCTTCCGCGGCGAGAACGCCACCCAGTTGCTCACCGACATCGCGGGGCCGATCGGCCGCGTGCCGCGCGGCGACACGGTGCGCGGCACCTACGGCGACTACGTGCTCGAGCGCGACGGGCGGCTCCACTACTTCGAGCCCGCCTGCCTCATCTGCACCGACCCGCACGCCATGCCCCAGCACCTGCGCGTACTGGCCCAGTTCGCCGACCGCGACGGGGGCATCGTGACCCGGGCCGTGAAGCTGCCCGAGGGCGCGAAGGCCGAGACCACGCTCGTGATCCTGAAGCCCGACAACTTCAAGCGCGGCAGCGCCCGGCCCGGCAACATCGTGGACATGTTCGCCCGCACCGGCCTCTTCATCGTGGGGGCCAAGGTGCTGCATTTCAGCGTGGCCCAGGCCGAGGAGTTCTACGGCCCGCTGCGCAAGATCTTCGTGGACAAGCTGCGGGCCAACGTGGCGCGCCGCGCCGGCGAAGCGCTCCGCGAGGCGTTCGACTTCGACATCCCCGCCGAGGCCATCGAGAAGATCGGCGACATCCTCAAGACCTACAACGCCGAGCACGAGTTCAACCGCATCGTCGAGTACATGGCCGGCCGCAACCCCGCCAAGCTCACCAGCCCCGGCGAGCGCCACCTGCCCGGCCCCGAGAAGTGTCTGGCCCTGCTCTACCACGGCGAGCGCGCCATCGAGAAGATCCGCGACCGCCTCGGCACCACCAACCCCCGCGAGGCCAAGGCCGGCAGCATCCGCTCCGTCTACGGCGACGACCTCATGCGCAACGCGGCCCACGCCTCCGACTCCGTGGCCAACGCCGAACGCGAGCGCCGCATCATCGGCCTCTGGGAGGACACGGCGCCCTGCGACGTGACGACCCTCATCGAGCGGCACCTGGCGGGGGCCCGATGAAGGTCCACCCCCTCAACGTCGGCCCGCTCCAGGCCTGCTGCTACCTCGTCGCGCCCGAAGAGTGGCCCGAGGCGGCGGTGATTGACCCCGGCGGCGACGCCGACTACATCCTCGAGCAGCTCCGCTACCGCAAGCTCGCCCCGCGCCACCTCCTGCTCACCCACGGGCACATAGACCACATCGAGGCGGTGGCCGCGCTCCAGCGGGCCTTCCCGCAGGCCCAGGTGGCCATCCACGCCGCCGACGCCGCCATGCTCCGCGACGCCGACGCCGCGCTCGCCTCCTGGATCGGCCTGCCCTTCCAGCCCTGCGAGCCCGACCGCCTGCTGGGCGACGGCGACACGCTGGCCCTCGGCCCCTCGCTCTTCCACGTGCTCCACACCCCCGGCCACACGCCCGGCAGCGTGTGCTTCCGCCTGCCCCGCGCGGGCCAGCCCGACCTCTTGTTCTGCGGCGACACGCTGTTCGCGGGCGGCATCGGGCGCACCGACTTCCCCGGCGGCAGCTACTCGCAACTCCTCGACAGCATCCGCGACCGCCTCTTCGCCCTGCCCGACGACACGCTCGTCTACCCCGGCCACGGCGAGCCCACCACCATCGGCGAGGAGCGCGCGACGAACCCGTTCCTCCGCTGAAGTCTCCGGCATCCCCGCGCTTTACACGGCGGCCGGCCCGGCTATAATGCCTGGGGGGAGCGGACCCGCAGCCGTTGATTGGAGAGCGACCATGGCCAGGCCGAACGAGCAGGATGGTTTCGGGCGTCGCGACTTCCTCGCCACCGCCGCGGCGGGCGCGGCCGCGGCCCTCGCCGCCGGCCCCGCCGGCGCCGCCGAGCCCGACAAGGCCCCCGCCAAGACCGACCGCAAGATCGATCTCAGCGTCAACCTCGAATTCGTCCGCCACGCCGACAAGTCGTTCGAATACGGCGCCAGGAAGGCCGCCGAACTCGGCTACCGCTACATCGAACCCTGCTTCCTCATGGGCCGCTGCCTCCTCAGCAACGCCGGCTACTGCCACGTGCAGTCGCTCGACCTCGACCCCAACTACTTCAAGGACGTCTGCGGAGGTCTCAAGCTCAGAATCTCCGGCCTCAGCTCCCACTCCGACCTCCTCGACACGTGCTACGGCGTCGAGTACGCCCGCAAGGGCATCATCTACGCCCGCGCCCTGGCCAACCTGGGCCTCTTCGACACCCCGCCCGTCGTGATGATCTGCGAGACCATGTACCCGCCCAAGTGGATGACGCCCGACGACGCCTACGCCATCATGAAGATGAACCTGCGGCCCATGCTCGAGTGTTGCGCCGACAACGGCGTCTACCTGGGCATCGAGCCCCACGGCCCCTACACGGCCAAGCGGGCCTCGATGCTGCGCATCCTCGAGCTGCACGACAGCCCGTGGCTCCGCGTGAACTTCGACACCGGGAACTCGTTCCTCGCCGGCGAGGACCCCTATGCCTTCCTCGAGGCCGTCAAGAGCAAAGTCGTCCACGTCCACGGCAAGGACATCGAGGTCAAGCAGGCCGAGGCCGAGCGCGGCAAGGTCACCGGCACCGCGGTCGGCTGCGCCTGCGGCGACGGTGTGATTGACTGGAAGAAGGTCCTCGGCATCCTGCGGTCCGTCAACTACCAGGGCATCCTCAGCGTCGAGTGCGGCACCGAGGAGCAGGCGGCCCGCAGCATCAAGCACCTGAGGCCGCTGCTCGCATAGGCAGCGCCGGGGCGAGTGCCGGCTTGATCTATCTCTCGTCCCTACGCTCTGCGTGGGGACGCGCCTCTTGGCCGCTCCGCGGCCTTTTCTCTCCCGCGCGCTCCGGAGTGGGAACCTCTCGCGGGTTGCGAACCCGCGGGAGGTTGATGGACGCGGGAGCGTCCGGACGCTCGCCCCCACGCGGAGCATAGGGGCGAAAAGGCAACCGCCAGCTCTCAAGGGCGAAGGGCCCAAGGTCAAGGCGCGTGGTGCGCCACCAGGCGGCGACGCTGTGCCGGGCGCTTGACACTTGGTGGTTGGAGTTTGCTTGGCACTTGACGCTTGGCACTTTCCGCATCTGGCGAGAAACGCGGGCTAGCCCCCGCGCTCGTAGGTTCGGCGCCACCAGCCGCGGCCAATCCGCACCTCGCCCAGCTTGAGGGACCTGCCCTCGATGACCACGGCTCGCTTCACGTTGCCCCCCTCGGTGTCGAGATAGGCCGCCCGCGCGTCGGTGACCAGGGGGCCGAGGCCCTTCGTGTCCACCTCGACCCTCGCGCCCGAGGGGTTGAGGAGGGTCAGCTCGACGCGGCCCTCGGTGGCCACCTTCACGACGGCGAGCCCAGGCTCATCCTTCAACACCTCGACGCCTCTGGCCAGGGGCGTGGCGTCGCGCATCGGAGCGTGGGGGAGGAGGACGCTGACGAACTGGACCCGCTGCCCGGGCGTCACGTCGCCTTCCCAGGCGTAGCGGGTGGCGACCAGGTGGCTCTTGGCGGGGGCGTCAATGGGTTCGGTGGCGACCTCGATCTTCGCGCCGGGCTTCGGGCCGTAGACGAGCAAGAGGTCCCACGGCGGCACGTCGTAGAGGCGGGAGGCCTGGAAGTAATGGCCGTCGAACCAGGTGTTCAGCCAGTTCGGGCCCCTGGGCTCGCCCACGTGCTGGGTGTTCCAGGCGGGGCCGACGGAGGCGCGGAAGGCGTCGTCGAAGGCCGTCTCGTCGCGCAGCACGACGAAGCGGTTCTTGACGAACAGGAACTCGCGGGTGTGCGTGGCTTCGAAGCCCATGTACTTCGAGACCTGCACGCGCGCGTGGGAGGCGAGGGCGTGGTCGGAGAAGGCGGGGACGGTGACCTCCATGCCGGCCCATCCGAGGGGGAGGCCCGGCTTGCCCTTGAAGGGCTTCTTGCCCAGGTAGGTGGCCGTGCCGGAGAGGTCGGCGATGGCGACGGCGTTTTCGCGGCTGACGAATTTCTCGGAGGTCATTTCGGCGAACGAGGCCGAATGGCGCTCCAGCCCCACAATGGCCGTGGGGTTGAGCGGGTCGTGGCGGGGGTAGATTTCGACGAGCATGAAGAGGTCGCCGGGCGCCCAGCCGCTGCGGAAGGCGAGCTTGCTGGGCAGCACGCGCTGCGACATCCACATATTGCAGTCAATGCCCCCCGCTTCGGGGAACATCGCCTTCGCCTCCTTGTCGGTGAGGCGGAGGATTTCCTTGCGGGTGAGGAGCGCCGAAGCGGCGGACGGCTCGACGAGCTTCACCGAGTCGTCGCAGATGAGGCCCGTGAGGGCGATGTCCTCCAGGTTCACGGCGTTGAGGTGGTGGTGGGTGGGCGAGAAGCCGCGGGCCTGGCCGTGGTTGAAGAGGCGGTGGGCCACCCAGCGGTACCGGCCGTCGCGGGTCCACTTGGCGGCGAGTTCGAGGGCCAGGATGCGCGCGCCCGCGGCCGAGTTGTAGCCGCCGCTCGCGCCGTAGGGGATCACGGCGCCGTCGGGCGGCGTCTCGGCCACGAGGCGGTCGAAGAGCTCGCGGGCGCGGCGGTCGCGGAAGACTTCCTTGCGGCCGAGCAGCTCGGAGGAGCGGAGGATGTTGCCCCAGCTCGAGTGGAAGTAGCCGGTGTCGTCGATCCCCACGTCGCGGAAGTTCCACCAGTCGCCCCACACGGCGTCGGCGTAGGCCCGCCACTTCGGCGCGTCGGGCTCGTCGGGGTAGAAGGTCGCAGCGAAGGCGTGGTTGAGGCCCTGGCACTGGCTGCGGTGTTGCGAGCCGCGCCAGAGTCCGTCGCCCGGCCGCCAGGCGCACTGCCACTGCCGCAGGGTGAGCAACAGCTCCTTCGCCCACTGCTCGTCGTCGGGCGTCATGGCGCCCCGCTTGCGCAGCTCGCGGAAGTAGAAGGAGCACAGGGCCGCGCCCTCCATCGAGAAAACGCCTTTCTCCTTCTCCACGCACTGCTTCACCCAGTCGGCGTAGTGGCGGAGGGTCTTCTTGATGCCCTCGGCGAGCTTGGGGTTGCCCTCGAGCGCGTAGACGGCGAGGGCGCCCAGCGCGTGGCGGGGGCCATAGGTGCCGCGGTCGGGGCCGGCCTCGAAGCCCTGGGCCATCGGGCGGACGGCGTCCACGTAGTCCTTGCGTGTCACCGGCTTTCGCGGCACGGTGAGGGAGGCGGGGTCGCGCGGCTGGTAGCGCGCGGCATCAGGAGCCGCGGGCTCCTCGGCGAGGACGGCGGCGGAGATCAGAGCGCCCAGCAGAACTGCCGACAGGGTTCGCATCGTCTTCACCTCTCACGTGGGTCTGGAACATGTGCCACACGCGCCTGGCCGCCTGATGGTAGCGCGGGGAC includes these proteins:
- a CDS encoding nucleoside-diphosphate kinase encodes the protein MAIELAYALITPYSLLKSRTGGIISRLLSTDLELEAARMLAPSDEFVDRYKDLLVAQNIQPPIGEALLDYCDAYLRPNNRLGISNRALLLLFRGENATQLLTDIAGPIGRVPRGDTVRGTYGDYVLERDGRLHYFEPACLICTDPHAMPQHLRVLAQFADRDGGIVTRAVKLPEGAKAETTLVILKPDNFKRGSARPGNIVDMFARTGLFIVGAKVLHFSVAQAEEFYGPLRKIFVDKLRANVARRAGEALREAFDFDIPAEAIEKIGDILKTYNAEHEFNRIVEYMAGRNPAKLTSPGERHLPGPEKCLALLYHGERAIEKIRDRLGTTNPREAKAGSIRSVYGDDLMRNAAHASDSVANAERERRIIGLWEDTAPCDVTTLIERHLAGAR
- a CDS encoding MBL fold metallo-hydrolase is translated as MKVHPLNVGPLQACCYLVAPEEWPEAAVIDPGGDADYILEQLRYRKLAPRHLLLTHGHIDHIEAVAALQRAFPQAQVAIHAADAAMLRDADAALASWIGLPFQPCEPDRLLGDGDTLALGPSLFHVLHTPGHTPGSVCFRLPRAGQPDLLFCGDTLFAGGIGRTDFPGGSYSQLLDSIRDRLFALPDDTLVYPGHGEPTTIGEERATNPFLR
- a CDS encoding sugar phosphate isomerase/epimerase — its product is MARPNEQDGFGRRDFLATAAAGAAAALAAGPAGAAEPDKAPAKTDRKIDLSVNLEFVRHADKSFEYGARKAAELGYRYIEPCFLMGRCLLSNAGYCHVQSLDLDPNYFKDVCGGLKLRISGLSSHSDLLDTCYGVEYARKGIIYARALANLGLFDTPPVVMICETMYPPKWMTPDDAYAIMKMNLRPMLECCADNGVYLGIEPHGPYTAKRASMLRILELHDSPWLRVNFDTGNSFLAGEDPYAFLEAVKSKVVHVHGKDIEVKQAEAERGKVTGTAVGCACGDGVIDWKKVLGILRSVNYQGILSVECGTEEQAARSIKHLRPLLA